In Companilactobacillus allii, one genomic interval encodes:
- a CDS encoding AMP-binding protein: MSKLTNQLKQQLTNNPNRPIMQDAQKNWYTGSVLNKERETWLNYWSTQGIGYNDIVLVALTNSVTYSLVVQSLWEIGAIVHPINPAVTEIQINELEEQYNYSAMIMNSDMDEPDTLNDTFEKRPKLTTLHEPEVELYIRKTHESHLAKEPFDNQFAIIMHTSGTTGKPKRVGLTHNQLLANADNIIVSEELTDYDRTMIVMPLFHVNAMVISNLATRLSDGQLLFRPKFSAHLFWKEVFDEQLTWVSLTPAIIEILLQRDEQPKPNKLRFLRTASAPLLPSTHEEFKIRFDIPLIESYGMTEAASQITQNPLNATKQNSVGIPYGTDVLIVDSDYKELKTNAIGEIALKGDSVIDHYLDAQPETFSNGYLLTGDLGKIDDDGYLYIVGRRKEMIIRGGENVNPLAVEDCLTVLPFIKEMAVVGTSDKIYGEAVTAVIITNEEQTDHRYQLALLKNLANNQLMPAERPTQYIFGQELPKNATGKIQRTLLAKEIEEKQYVKEA, from the coding sequence ATGTCTAAACTAACTAACCAACTAAAACAACAATTAACTAATAATCCTAATCGTCCCATTATGCAAGATGCACAAAAGAACTGGTATACAGGATCAGTCTTAAATAAGGAACGTGAAACATGGTTGAACTACTGGTCAACTCAAGGTATCGGTTATAACGATATCGTCTTAGTCGCATTAACTAACTCAGTAACTTACTCCTTAGTAGTACAAAGCTTATGGGAAATAGGTGCAATCGTTCACCCAATCAACCCTGCTGTGACAGAAATCCAAATCAATGAACTTGAGGAACAATATAACTATTCCGCAATGATCATGAATTCTGATATGGATGAGCCTGATACTCTCAACGATACTTTTGAAAAACGCCCTAAATTGACAACTCTACATGAACCAGAAGTGGAACTATATATTCGCAAAACTCACGAATCACATTTGGCAAAAGAGCCATTTGATAACCAATTTGCCATTATCATGCACACCTCTGGCACAACTGGTAAACCTAAACGCGTTGGACTTACTCACAATCAATTATTGGCTAATGCCGACAATATTATCGTAAGTGAAGAACTGACTGACTATGACCGCACAATGATCGTTATGCCACTATTCCACGTTAATGCAATGGTCATTTCAAACCTCGCCACTCGTCTATCAGATGGACAATTACTTTTCAGACCAAAATTCAGTGCTCACTTATTCTGGAAGGAAGTCTTCGATGAACAATTAACTTGGGTATCTTTGACACCTGCTATCATTGAGATTCTCTTACAACGTGATGAACAACCCAAACCAAATAAGTTAAGATTCTTGAGAACTGCCTCTGCACCACTACTTCCCAGTACTCATGAGGAATTCAAGATCAGATTCGATATTCCATTGATTGAAAGTTACGGTATGACCGAAGCCGCCAGTCAAATCACTCAGAATCCATTGAACGCCACTAAACAAAACAGTGTTGGAATCCCTTATGGCACCGATGTATTGATAGTTGATTCAGACTACAAAGAATTGAAGACAAACGCAATCGGTGAGATTGCTCTCAAGGGTGATTCAGTGATCGACCACTATCTCGATGCACAACCCGAAACCTTCAGCAATGGATACTTGCTCACAGGAGATCTTGGAAAAATCGATGATGATGGTTACTTATACATTGTCGGTCGTCGCAAAGAAATGATCATTCGCGGTGGTGAAAACGTTAATCCACTAGCAGTTGAAGACTGTTTAACAGTCCTACCATTCATCAAAGAAATGGCAGTAGTCGGTACATCTGACAAAATCTATGGAGAAGCCGTTACAGCGGTAATCATTACAAATGAAGAACAGACAGACCATAGATATCAATTGGCATTGCTCAAAAATCTCGCGAATAATCAATTGATGCCAGCAGAACGTCCTACTCAATATATCTTCGGGCAAGAATTACCCAAGAACGCTACGGGTAAAATTCAACGTACTTTACTTGCCAAAGAAATTGAAGAAAAGCAATATGTCAAGGAGGCGTAA
- a CDS encoding FAD-binding oxidoreductase has translation MDTFENQIKPFNKLLEERKEKIDSGSTKPLVKTFPVNELAERLHPEKQFLKVFKIVEHGPDARSFYFKPDTDNGTNHLAYFRSGQYISLRLKIDDSYVTRPYAICSSPADAMNDIYMLTIKLVQTGFVTPYIWDNWKVGTKIEASAPAGTLYYQPLRDKKHIIGIAGGSGITPFYSMAKSISEGVEDVDLTILYGSRTHDNILLGEELNKLTKETDKVKVVNVLSDENISGYEHGFISAALISKYQPAQDYSIFICGPNVMYKFANKEIATLHLPAGRVRHELNGDFGTPYNELDYPTSAKNKIFNLTVRVRDDERVIKAKSNESLLVAMERAGIKAPSMCRSGECGFCRSQLINGKAFTPTSIDGRRIADKKFGYVHTCDAYPLSDLTIDVPVHDLESVTTRE, from the coding sequence ATGGATACTTTTGAAAACCAAATTAAACCGTTCAATAAATTACTTGAAGAACGTAAAGAAAAAATCGATTCAGGATCAACAAAACCTCTAGTTAAAACATTCCCAGTCAATGAGCTGGCAGAACGATTACATCCTGAAAAGCAGTTTTTAAAGGTATTCAAAATTGTTGAACACGGACCAGATGCAAGAAGCTTTTATTTTAAGCCAGATACAGATAATGGAACTAATCATTTGGCTTATTTTAGATCAGGCCAGTACATTTCCTTACGACTAAAGATAGACGATAGCTATGTAACACGTCCCTATGCGATTTGTTCTTCACCAGCTGATGCAATGAATGATATATACATGTTGACAATCAAACTAGTTCAGACTGGATTCGTCACACCATATATCTGGGATAATTGGAAAGTGGGTACAAAGATTGAAGCTTCTGCTCCAGCGGGAACCCTTTATTATCAACCACTACGCGATAAAAAACATATTATCGGAATTGCTGGTGGTAGTGGCATAACGCCGTTTTACTCTATGGCAAAATCAATAAGTGAGGGTGTTGAAGACGTTGATCTAACTATCCTTTATGGAAGTAGGACACATGACAATATTTTATTGGGTGAAGAGTTAAATAAGCTAACTAAAGAGACTGATAAGGTTAAGGTCGTCAATGTTCTTAGTGATGAAAATATTTCTGGATATGAGCATGGTTTTATAAGTGCTGCATTGATTAGTAAATATCAACCTGCACAGGATTATTCTATTTTCATTTGTGGTCCCAATGTGATGTACAAATTTGCCAACAAAGAAATTGCAACACTACATTTACCAGCTGGGAGAGTGCGCCACGAATTAAATGGTGATTTCGGTACTCCATATAATGAGTTGGATTATCCCACCTCTGCTAAGAACAAAATCTTTAATTTAACAGTCAGAGTTAGAGATGATGAACGTGTGATTAAAGCAAAAAGTAACGAGTCATTGTTAGTTGCCATGGAACGTGCAGGAATAAAAGCCCCATCAATGTGTCGTAGTGGAGAATGTGGATTCTGTCGATCCCAGTTAATCAATGGTAAGGCCTTCACGCCGACATCAATTGATGGTAGAAGAATCGCCGATAAAAAATTTGGATATGTTCATACTTGCGATGCATATCCATTGAGTGATTTGACAATTGATGTACCAGTGCATGATTTAGAGAGCGTAACAACACGCGAATAA
- a CDS encoding helix-turn-helix transcriptional regulator: MTKVELINAAEYIENEKRKNPELSRMMDIEENKMELAINISKLRRSLGYSQEEFAKKVNKPQSTIARIESGEGNPTMKTIFEIGYAVGKKVNISYE; the protein is encoded by the coding sequence ATGACAAAAGTTGAACTTATTAATGCAGCAGAATATATTGAAAATGAAAAAAGGAAGAATCCTGAATTATCAAGGATGATGGATATAGAAGAAAATAAAATGGAATTAGCTATTAATATTTCAAAGTTACGTCGTTCTCTGGGATATTCGCAAGAAGAATTCGCCAAAAAAGTCAATAAACCACAATCAACTATCGCTCGTATCGAAAGTGGTGAGGGGAATCCTACAATGAAGACTATTTTTGAAATAGGATATGCTGTTGGTAAAAAAGTTAATATTTCTTATGAATAA
- a CDS encoding ABC transporter permease subunit — MQKSIDLNTSNSNPARHFSFPTQKLLPFIIPVTLVVVWQLASSVGWLSTSVLPSPIAVLQDGITLTASGELPKNLSISLYRATLGLLIGGGIGFILGFVNGMSKTFSLLFDSSIQMFRNIPHLALIPLIIIWLGINESAKISLVAIGTMFPVYINTYSGIRSVDNDLIEMGKSYELSRFDMFKKIIFPAALPQILVGVRYALGVMWTTLIVAETISASSGIGYMANNAEDFVDMETVVLCIVVYAILGKISDLVAKSFESLLLEWQTTGRNNI; from the coding sequence ATGCAAAAATCTATCGACCTTAATACGTCTAATTCAAATCCAGCAAGGCATTTCAGCTTCCCAACTCAAAAATTACTACCATTTATAATCCCAGTTACATTAGTCGTCGTCTGGCAGTTGGCTAGTTCAGTTGGCTGGTTATCGACTTCTGTTCTACCCTCACCCATAGCGGTGTTACAAGATGGCATAACGCTGACGGCTAGTGGAGAACTACCAAAGAACCTCAGCATCAGTCTTTATCGTGCCACATTAGGATTATTGATCGGTGGAGGTATCGGATTCATCTTGGGATTCGTCAATGGTATGTCCAAGACATTCAGTTTACTATTCGATTCTTCGATCCAAATGTTTAGAAATATTCCCCATTTAGCACTAATTCCACTGATTATTATCTGGTTAGGAATCAATGAATCAGCCAAGATATCACTAGTCGCAATTGGAACAATGTTCCCAGTTTATATCAATACTTATTCTGGAATTCGTTCAGTTGATAATGACTTGATTGAAATGGGCAAATCATACGAACTATCACGATTTGATATGTTCAAGAAAATCATTTTCCCAGCCGCACTACCGCAAATATTAGTCGGCGTTCGATATGCACTTGGTGTTATGTGGACAACTTTGATTGTTGCCGAAACAATATCAGCCAGTTCAGGTATTGGATATATGGCAAACAACGCCGAAGATTTCGTCGACATGGAGACTGTCGTCTTATGTATCGTAGTCTATGCGATATTAGGTAAAATATCCGATCTCGTCGCAAAGAGTTTTGAAAGTCTATTGCTAGAATGGCAAACAACTGGAAGGAATAACATTTAA
- a CDS encoding sensor histidine kinase, whose translation MKTKNVTTYEKLINQGINRLVVIITLSISLLILAFVGVQQTMMTTRDAQGLMMSLNRSNIESIPNFIEWNNANERHTKQNSFIRVKTQDKSVTAASLKRQSVIMTSPSSKRFLARKKLHIFFNKNMVYIPGYGLFLYYTQKNNNTTYQLWVSLNNLLRSLLLLLIVIAFVVFVTLGFGTWWARRLAKSLSAPTLELVNETKKTTQDLETNQPSLTVPDSPLEINELGNSFNDLLNVQNQRLEREKQFVSDSSHELRTPIAAIRGNISLIKRRGDKHPEVIPESLDFIDEESLRMQKLIENLLHLSRADKADVELSEVNLSETIKQLSDHYQASIPQNINVSIEPDLVINGNLDLIQQITIALLDNASKYSPKNGHIDVNVSKDNDNINLSIADNGMGIPDDKKDKIFQRFYRVDESHSTQIKGSGLGLAIVAKLVILNNAQIIVSDNKPNGSIFTVTFKKA comes from the coding sequence CTTTCGATAAGCCTGTTGATTCTAGCATTTGTCGGCGTTCAACAAACTATGATGACGACTCGGGATGCGCAAGGTTTGATGATGAGCTTGAATCGCTCCAATATTGAGAGTATTCCTAACTTCATTGAATGGAATAACGCCAATGAGCGACACACCAAGCAAAATTCTTTCATCCGGGTCAAGACCCAAGACAAGTCAGTCACTGCCGCTTCATTAAAACGTCAAAGTGTTATTATGACTTCCCCATCATCCAAGCGATTCCTAGCTAGGAAAAAGCTACATATTTTCTTTAACAAAAATATGGTCTACATTCCAGGCTATGGTCTATTTCTCTATTACACACAAAAAAACAACAATACTACCTATCAACTCTGGGTCAGTTTGAACAATCTATTAAGGAGCTTACTGTTATTGTTGATAGTCATAGCCTTTGTTGTCTTCGTAACTTTGGGATTCGGTACTTGGTGGGCTAGAAGATTAGCCAAGAGTCTCAGTGCACCAACATTGGAACTAGTTAATGAGACTAAGAAAACAACTCAAGATCTAGAGACCAATCAGCCTTCCTTGACAGTTCCTGACAGTCCACTTGAAATAAATGAACTGGGTAATTCATTCAATGATCTCTTGAACGTTCAAAATCAGCGTTTGGAACGTGAAAAGCAATTTGTTTCCGATTCATCTCATGAATTACGTACACCAATCGCCGCCATTCGCGGGAACATCAGCCTAATTAAGCGACGCGGTGACAAACATCCCGAGGTCATCCCTGAATCTCTGGATTTCATTGACGAAGAATCTTTGAGGATGCAAAAGCTGATTGAGAACCTGTTGCATCTTTCCAGAGCTGACAAAGCTGACGTTGAATTATCTGAAGTTAACTTATCCGAAACAATCAAACAACTTAGTGACCATTATCAAGCCTCTATACCACAAAATATCAACGTATCTATTGAACCAGATCTAGTGATCAATGGTAATTTGGACTTGATTCAACAGATTACCATTGCACTTTTGGACAATGCTAGTAAATATTCTCCTAAAAATGGGCATATTGATGTGAACGTTTCAAAAGATAATGACAATATCAACTTGAGTATTGCTGATAACGGGATGGGTATTCCTGATGATAAAAAGGACAAAATTTTTCAGCGATTCTATCGTGTGGACGAATCCCACTCCACCCAGATCAAAGGTAGTGGTTTAGGCTTAGCAATTGTGGCTAAACTGGTTATCTTAAATAATGCTCAGATTATCGTTTCTGATAATAAACCCAACGGAAGTATTTTTACCGTTACATTCAAAAAAGCTTAA
- a CDS encoding nucleoside deaminase gives MAYEQKFMELAEKEAQSNVGTQIGGPFGTVIVKDGKVVASGHNRVLENHDPSAHGEITTIREAYQKLGTHDLTGCVLYTNAYPCPMCLGAIIWSNISTCYYGNSAKDAADIGFRDDFIYDFISGGLADKSVLNLEQHDRDLTIKSFDNFKRDSGRTLY, from the coding sequence ATGGCATATGAACAAAAATTTATGGAACTAGCAGAAAAAGAGGCTCAATCTAACGTAGGTACACAGATTGGCGGACCTTTTGGTACTGTCATTGTTAAGGATGGCAAAGTAGTTGCCAGTGGACATAATCGTGTGTTAGAAAATCATGATCCATCTGCACATGGCGAGATCACGACTATTAGAGAGGCTTATCAAAAATTGGGAACTCACGACTTAACTGGATGTGTTCTGTATACCAATGCATATCCTTGCCCAATGTGTCTTGGTGCAATTATTTGGTCGAACATTTCGACTTGTTACTACGGAAATAGTGCTAAGGATGCCGCAGATATCGGCTTCCGTGACGACTTTATTTATGATTTTATTAGCGGTGGTTTGGCTGATAAGAGCGTTTTGAATCTTGAACAGCATGATAGAGATTTGACTATTAAGTCTTTTGATAATTTTAAACGGGATTCTGGTCGTACTTTGTATTAA
- a CDS encoding type II toxin-antitoxin system RelE/ParE family toxin: MKKVEFVFLVLDGKSEIMEFINGLPVKDRSKLYDTINIISEFGIPIAARQEWVKKLDSDIYEIRSKVGTNIQRCLYFHKYKNIYVITNGFTKKTDRTPQREIRRARLLMNRSKSQDDKS; this comes from the coding sequence ATGAAGAAAGTTGAATTTGTATTTCTAGTGTTAGATGGAAAAAGTGAAATAATGGAATTTATTAATGGTCTCCCGGTTAAAGATAGGAGTAAGCTGTACGATACAATTAATATCATATCGGAGTTTGGAATCCCAATTGCTGCACGTCAAGAGTGGGTGAAAAAACTTGATTCTGATATATATGAGATTCGATCTAAGGTTGGGACGAATATTCAACGATGTTTGTATTTTCATAAGTATAAAAACATATATGTAATAACTAATGGATTTACTAAAAAGACAGATAGAACCCCACAAAGGGAAATAAGACGTGCTAGATTATTGATGAATAGGAGCAAATCACAAGATGACAAAAGTTGA